The following proteins come from a genomic window of Streptococcus oralis:
- a CDS encoding SPJ_0845 family protein gives MAVKFTKTDDLDKMFEEFAKLPDLTQVTFPDDKDKKEKVEKKK, from the coding sequence ATGGCTGTTAAATTTACAAAAACGGATGACTTGGACAAGATGTTTGAAGAATTCGCCAAACTTCCTGACTTAACACAAGTCACTTTCCCAGATGACAAAGACAAAAAAGAAAAAGTTGAGAAGAAAAAATAG
- a CDS encoding permease gives MTIFQSLPPSILQAGAIFLSIMIEALPFVLIGSLISGLIEVYITPDKVYEFLPRNRWGRIFFGTFIGFLFPSCECGIIPIINRFLEKKVPSYTAVPFLVTAPIINPIVLFATYSAFGNSIKFALLRALGAIVIALVLGIFLGFFWKEPIQKENPITCHEHDFSHLTPARKVFQVFIQAIDEFFDMGRYLVFGCLFAAIVQVYVPTRILTSISASPILAILLLMFLAFLLSLCSEADAFIGASLLSSFGLAPVLAFLVIGPMLDIKNLLMMKHYLKARFIWQFMGIVTVLVLLYSYMIGVMV, from the coding sequence ATGACGATTTTCCAATCTCTTCCTCCTAGCATCTTGCAAGCAGGAGCTATTTTTCTCTCTATCATGATTGAAGCCCTTCCTTTTGTCTTGATTGGGAGTCTCATTTCGGGATTGATTGAGGTCTATATCACACCTGATAAAGTTTATGAGTTTCTTCCTCGCAATCGTTGGGGGAGGATCTTTTTTGGTACCTTCATTGGCTTTCTCTTTCCATCCTGCGAGTGTGGAATCATTCCCATCATCAATCGTTTTCTGGAGAAGAAAGTGCCCAGCTACACGGCCGTTCCCTTTCTGGTAACTGCTCCCATCATCAATCCTATCGTTCTTTTCGCCACATATTCTGCCTTTGGCAATTCAATAAAATTTGCCTTATTGCGAGCTCTGGGAGCTATTGTGATTGCTTTGGTGCTTGGGATTTTCCTAGGATTTTTCTGGAAGGAACCCATTCAAAAAGAGAATCCTATCACTTGTCATGAACATGACTTTTCACACTTGACTCCTGCTAGAAAGGTCTTTCAGGTTTTTATACAAGCTATTGATGAGTTTTTCGATATGGGGCGTTACTTGGTCTTTGGCTGTCTCTTTGCTGCTATCGTGCAGGTCTATGTCCCGACTCGGATCCTGACCTCTATCAGTGCTAGTCCAATCCTTGCGATTCTCTTGCTCATGTTTCTAGCCTTTCTCCTCTCTCTTTGTAGCGAGGCGGACGCCTTTATCGGAGCTTCTCTCCTCTCGAGCTTCGGCCTAGCACCAGTCCTCGCTTTTCTGGTCATTGGCCCCATGCTTGATATCAAAAATCTCCTCATGATGAAACACTATCTCAAAGCGCGCTTCATCTGGCAATTCATGGGCATCGTGACAGTGCTTGTCTTGCTTTATTCTTACATGATAGGGGTGATGGTATGA
- a CDS encoding Tex family protein produces the protein MDKKYEKISQDLGVTLKQIDTVLSLTAEGATIPFIARYRKDMTGSLDEVAIKAIIDLDKSLTNLNDRKEAVLAKIQEQGKLTKELEEAILAAEKLADVEELYLPYKEKRRTKATIAREAGLFPLARLILQNVADLEKEAEKYVCEGFATGQEALAGAVDILVEALSEDVTLRSLTYQEVLRHSKITSQVKDESLDEKQVFQIYYDFSETVGNMQGYRTLALNRGEKLGILKVGFEHATDRILSFFAARFKVKNAYIDEVVQQSVKKKVLPAIERRIRTELTEKAEEGAIQLFSDNLRNLLLVAPLKGRVVLGFDPAFRTGAKLAVVDTTGKMLTSQVIYPVKPASARQIEEAKKDLADLIGQYGVEIIAIGNGTASRESEAFVAEVLKEFPEVSYVIVNESGASVYSASELARQEFPELTVEKRSAISIARRLQDPLAELVKIDPKSIGVGQYQHDVSQKKLSESLDFVVDTVVNQVGVNVNTASPALLSHVAGLNKTISENIVKYREEEGKITSRAQIKKVPRLGAKAFEQAAGFLRIPESSNILDNTGVHPENYAAVKELFKRLDIKDLNEEAQSKLKSLSVKEVAQELDLGPETLKDIIADLLKPGRDFRDSFDAPVLRQDVLDIKDLKVGQKLEGVVRNVVDFGAFVDIGIHEDGLIHISHMSRKFIKHPSQVVSVGDLVTVWVKKIDTEREKVNLSLLAPDESN, from the coding sequence ATGGATAAAAAATACGAAAAAATTTCCCAAGATTTGGGTGTAACCTTAAAGCAAATCGATACCGTTCTAAGTTTGACGGCAGAAGGGGCGACGATTCCTTTCATCGCACGTTACCGCAAGGACATGACTGGTAGTCTGGATGAGGTGGCGATTAAGGCGATTATTGATCTGGATAAAAGTCTGACAAATCTCAACGACCGTAAAGAAGCTGTCTTGGCTAAGATTCAAGAACAAGGCAAGCTAACTAAGGAATTGGAAGAAGCTATCTTAGCTGCCGAAAAATTAGCAGACGTAGAAGAACTTTATCTTCCTTACAAGGAAAAGCGTCGGACCAAGGCAACCATTGCCCGTGAAGCTGGACTCTTTCCTCTCGCACGCTTGATTTTGCAGAATGTAGCTGACTTAGAGAAAGAGGCCGAGAAGTATGTCTGTGAAGGATTTGCGACTGGTCAAGAAGCCTTGGCTGGGGCAGTTGATATTTTGGTAGAAGCCTTATCGGAAGATGTGACCTTGCGCTCACTGACCTATCAGGAAGTGCTGAGACACTCTAAAATCACCTCGCAAGTCAAGGATGAAAGTCTTGATGAAAAACAAGTTTTTCAGATTTATTATGATTTTTCAGAGACAGTTGGCAACATGCAGGGTTATCGTACCTTGGCCCTCAATCGTGGGGAAAAATTAGGTATTTTGAAGGTTGGCTTTGAACATGCGACGGACCGTATCTTATCTTTCTTTGCTGCTCGTTTCAAAGTCAAAAATGCCTATATAGATGAAGTGGTTCAGCAATCTGTTAAGAAAAAAGTCTTGCCTGCTATTGAGCGACGCATTCGGACAGAATTAACTGAGAAGGCGGAAGAAGGGGCTATCCAACTCTTTTCTGACAACCTGCGCAATCTCCTCTTGGTTGCTCCACTGAAAGGGCGCGTGGTTTTAGGATTTGACCCTGCCTTTCGTACAGGTGCCAAGCTGGCAGTCGTTGATACGACAGGAAAAATGCTGACGAGCCAAGTCATCTATCCTGTCAAACCAGCATCAGCTCGTCAAATCGAAGAAGCCAAGAAAGATTTGGCAGATTTGATTGGTCAGTATGGCGTAGAAATTATTGCTATCGGAAATGGAACGGCCAGTCGGGAAAGTGAAGCCTTTGTGGCGGAAGTTCTGAAAGAGTTTCCAGAAGTCAGCTATGTTATTGTCAATGAAAGTGGAGCTTCTGTCTATTCTGCTAGTGAACTTGCTCGTCAGGAGTTTCCAGAATTAACCGTTGAAAAACGCTCTGCTATCTCTATCGCCCGTCGTTTGCAAGATCCCCTTGCTGAATTGGTTAAAATTGATCCTAAGTCAATTGGTGTCGGTCAATACCAGCACGATGTCAGTCAGAAGAAACTGTCTGAGAGTCTGGACTTTGTCGTCGATACCGTTGTCAACCAAGTTGGTGTCAATGTCAATACAGCCAGCCCAGCTCTTCTCTCCCATGTAGCTGGACTCAATAAAACTATTTCTGAAAATATTGTCAAATACCGTGAGGAAGAAGGGAAAATCACTTCACGCGCCCAAATTAAAAAGGTTCCCCGTCTGGGTGCCAAGGCCTTTGAACAGGCAGCTGGCTTCCTCCGTATCCCAGAAAGCAGCAATATCCTTGATAATACAGGAGTTCACCCAGAAAATTACGCTGCTGTCAAGGAACTCTTCAAACGCTTGGATATCAAGGACTTGAATGAAGAAGCCCAAAGCAAACTCAAGTCCCTTTCAGTCAAGGAAGTGGCGCAAGAACTTGACCTTGGACCAGAAACCCTTAAAGATATCATTGCCGACCTTCTCAAACCAGGTAGAGATTTCCGTGATTCCTTTGATGCTCCTGTACTCCGTCAAGATGTACTGGATATCAAAGACTTAAAAGTCGGCCAGAAGCTGGAAGGTGTGGTACGTAATGTCGTTGACTTCGGTGCCTTCGTTGATATCGGGATTCACGAGGACGGCTTGATTCATATTTCTCATATGAGTCGCAAATTTATCAAACACCCCAGTCAAGTGGTTTCAGTCGGAGATTTGGTAACAGTTTGGGTTAAAAAAATCGATACTGAACGTGAAAAAGTCAATCTGTCGCTCCTCGCTCCAGATGAATCTAACTGA
- a CDS encoding AAA family ATPase: MTVSRDKLIESAKKLDRQLGNESTFLTKVNEIIIDHSDTNKVADLYKSIYLFQKENKISKISQILKELSDNLACYLGYSYLFEILGKELGKRNNSSLDELMKELNQLVGLQKVKEEVSRLVIYQKVQSKRKESGLKVPKRTLHMAFMGNPGTGKTTVARIVGRMYYQLGLLSKGHFTEVSRTDLIAGYQGQTALKVKSVIEKAKGGVLFIDEAYSITENDNTDSYGRECLTELTKALEDSRDDLIVIVAGYTDPMNHFFESNPGLKSRFNYFINFENYSSTELLDILETLARKDDYQIDDKLKGILLNYFNDKLESNLTNFSNGRFVRNLYEDLIMNQAVRIDQSENLTSKDLTLLIKDDFSLEQSCSTYIEI; the protein is encoded by the coding sequence ATGACTGTATCTCGTGACAAGCTAATTGAGAGCGCCAAAAAATTGGATCGACAACTGGGTAATGAGTCGACTTTTCTCACAAAAGTGAATGAGATTATAATTGATCATTCAGACACAAATAAAGTAGCAGATTTATATAAATCTATATATTTATTTCAAAAAGAGAATAAAATAAGCAAGATAAGTCAAATTCTAAAAGAATTATCTGATAATTTAGCTTGTTATTTAGGTTACTCTTATCTTTTTGAAATACTAGGGAAGGAGTTAGGAAAACGTAACAACTCTTCTTTGGATGAATTGATGAAGGAATTAAATCAATTAGTTGGTTTACAAAAAGTTAAAGAGGAAGTTTCGAGGTTAGTTATATATCAAAAGGTTCAGTCCAAAAGAAAAGAGTCTGGTCTAAAAGTACCAAAGAGAACTTTACATATGGCGTTTATGGGGAATCCTGGTACTGGAAAGACGACAGTGGCCAGAATTGTAGGTCGGATGTATTATCAATTAGGCCTTCTTTCAAAGGGGCATTTTACCGAAGTCTCCAGAACAGATTTAATCGCTGGTTATCAAGGTCAAACTGCTTTAAAAGTAAAAAGTGTCATTGAAAAAGCAAAAGGTGGCGTTTTATTCATAGATGAAGCTTATAGTATTACAGAAAATGACAATACGGATTCATATGGACGAGAATGTTTAACAGAATTGACAAAGGCTTTAGAGGATTCAAGAGATGATCTAATTGTTATTGTTGCAGGATATACTGATCCAATGAATCATTTTTTTGAATCGAATCCTGGTCTGAAGTCTCGCTTTAATTATTTTATAAATTTTGAAAATTATTCTTCTACAGAATTGTTAGATATTCTTGAAACACTAGCAAGGAAAGACGACTACCAAATAGATGACAAGCTGAAAGGAATATTATTAAATTATTTTAATGATAAGTTAGAAAGCAATCTTACCAATTTTTCTAACGGTCGTTTTGTTCGAAATCTTTATGAAGATTTAATAATGAATCAAGCAGTTCGAATTGATCAAAGTGAAAATTTGACTTCAAAAGATTTAACTTTGTTGATAAAAGATGACTTTTCTTTAGAACAAAGCTGTTCTACTTACATAGAAATATAA
- a CDS encoding tetratricopeptide repeat protein, producing the protein MNQAWDLLFEGKINEAKKLIEADFLLETCTDFSLLNLMGYIYLEEQNYNECLSIYQRYIDLARTKSDPENEHIGYHQLAMVYREMNEFQTALFYIEREQKVIEEAFTEDTLKSSVNNYEQGYLRLKLGKVAEAFMYMEQSLKQALQTDDLIAQACAYRGLGEIGSIQNPEESHENFLQAITLFEKAGDQIGAQEVRNLLNNKK; encoded by the coding sequence ATGAATCAAGCATGGGATTTATTGTTTGAGGGTAAGATTAATGAGGCTAAAAAATTAATTGAAGCTGATTTTTTATTGGAAACTTGCACAGATTTTAGTTTATTAAATTTGATGGGCTATATCTATCTTGAAGAGCAAAATTATAACGAGTGCTTAAGTATCTACCAGCGTTATATTGACTTAGCTCGAACTAAAAGTGACCCAGAAAATGAACATATAGGCTATCATCAGTTAGCCATGGTTTATCGTGAAATGAATGAATTTCAAACGGCCCTTTTCTATATCGAAAGAGAGCAAAAAGTCATTGAAGAAGCTTTTACAGAGGATACCCTCAAATCTTCTGTTAACAATTATGAGCAAGGTTATTTACGATTAAAGCTAGGAAAAGTAGCAGAAGCATTCATGTATATGGAACAGTCCTTAAAACAAGCTTTGCAAACAGATGATTTGATTGCCCAAGCTTGTGCCTATAGAGGTTTAGGAGAGATTGGTTCGATACAAAATCCTGAAGAATCACATGAAAATTTTTTACAAGCTATCACTCTTTTTGAAAAGGCAGGCGATCAGATTGGTGCTCAAGAGGTTAGAAACTTGCTAAATAATAAAAAGTAG
- a CDS encoding SprT family protein, with product MNLTEYVQSVSLEDFGRPFIHQAQWNSRLRTTGGRFFPKDGHLDFNPKVYNKLGLEVFRKIVRHELCHYHLYFQKKGYRHKDRDFKELLKEVDGLRFVPPLKSQDSYLVYQCQSCQQIYQRKRRIDTKRYRCGICRGKLVVLNRPKD from the coding sequence ATGAATCTAACTGAGTATGTTCAGTCTGTTTCCCTCGAAGACTTTGGTAGACCTTTTATACACCAAGCCCAGTGGAATTCTCGTCTGCGTACGACAGGTGGGCGATTTTTCCCAAAGGATGGGCATTTGGATTTTAATCCCAAGGTTTATAATAAACTAGGTTTGGAAGTCTTTCGCAAAATCGTGCGCCATGAGCTTTGTCACTATCACCTTTATTTTCAGAAAAAGGGGTATCGCCATAAGGACCGAGATTTTAAGGAACTTTTGAAAGAAGTGGATGGACTACGCTTTGTACCACCTTTGAAAAGTCAGGATAGTTACCTAGTCTATCAGTGCCAATCTTGCCAGCAAATCTATCAACGCAAGAGAAGGATTGACACAAAACGCTATCGCTGTGGCATCTGCCGAGGTAAACTCGTTGTCTTAAATCGGCCTAAGGACTGA
- a CDS encoding DNA polymerase beta superfamily protein yields the protein MQTQEEINVLSPEKLAEIERDYDVTVLWAIESGSRAWGFESPDSDFDVRFIYKHKQDFYLRLNEQRDVIELPIDDTWDVSGWDLDKTLKLLYKSNPTLFEWLQSPIVYQQTDFIERLRHLANQYFSEKKMLHHYLNTARTHTNKYLSGDKVKPKKYFYALRPILACRWIEKYHSVPPILFDDLVKELLPDEMKEHVSRLLDIKVKGPEGMEIDPIMPIQYYIIKNIKELDAYVQSVSEEKKEWKALNQFFLEELGHD from the coding sequence ATGCAAACGCAAGAAGAAATAAATGTTCTGTCACCGGAAAAATTAGCAGAAATTGAGCGTGATTACGATGTCACAGTTTTGTGGGCTATCGAGTCTGGTAGTCGTGCCTGGGGTTTTGAGTCTCCCGATAGTGACTTTGATGTACGATTTATCTACAAACACAAGCAAGATTTTTATCTCCGTTTAAATGAACAGCGTGATGTTATCGAGCTACCAATTGACGATACTTGGGATGTGAGTGGCTGGGATTTAGACAAGACTTTAAAACTCCTTTATAAGTCAAATCCAACACTGTTTGAATGGTTACAGTCACCAATTGTCTATCAACAAACGGATTTTATCGAACGCCTACGTCATCTTGCCAACCAGTATTTTTCTGAGAAGAAAATGCTCCACCATTACTTGAACACTGCTAGAACTCATACGAATAAGTACCTTTCAGGAGACAAGGTCAAACCTAAAAAGTATTTCTATGCGCTGCGTCCCATTTTGGCCTGCCGTTGGATTGAAAAATACCATTCAGTTCCTCCAATTTTATTTGACGATTTGGTCAAAGAATTGCTTCCTGATGAGATGAAAGAGCATGTGTCAAGATTGCTTGATATCAAGGTAAAGGGACCTGAAGGTATGGAAATTGATCCGATTATGCCAATCCAATACTACATCATCAAAAATATCAAAGAGTTGGATGCATACGTTCAAAGTGTTAGTGAGGAAAAGAAAGAGTGGAAGGCTCTAAATCAATTTTTCCTTGAAGAATTAGGCCACGACTGA
- a CDS encoding ABC transporter ATP-binding protein, translating into MTLLDVKHVQKIYKTRFQGNQVEALKDIHFTVEKGDYVAIMGESGSGKSTLLNILAMLDKPTRGQVYLNGIDTATIKNSQASSFRREKLGFVFQDFNLLDTLSVKDNILLPLVLSRKPITEMMKKLVVTAENLGINQLQEKYPYEISGGQKQRVAVARAIITEPEILLADEPTGALDSKSSAALLDVFDEINERGQTILMVTHSTAAASRAKRVLFIKDGILYNQIYRGDKTERQMFQEISDTLTVMASEVN; encoded by the coding sequence ATGACACTTTTAGATGTAAAACACGTTCAAAAAATCTACAAAACACGTTTCCAAGGCAACCAAGTAGAGGCCCTAAAGGACATTCACTTTACCGTGGAAAAGGGTGACTACGTTGCCATCATGGGGGAGTCTGGTTCTGGGAAATCAACCCTGCTCAACATCCTAGCTATGCTGGATAAACCAACTCGTGGGCAGGTTTACCTGAATGGAATAGACACAGCCACTATTAAAAATTCACAGGCTTCGAGTTTCCGTCGTGAGAAGTTAGGATTTGTCTTTCAAGACTTTAACTTGCTAGATACCTTGTCTGTTAAGGACAATATCTTGCTTCCGCTAGTGTTATCACGCAAACCCATCACGGAGATGATGAAAAAATTGGTGGTGACAGCTGAAAATTTGGGCATCAACCAATTGCAAGAGAAGTACCCTTACGAGATCTCTGGTGGTCAAAAACAGCGGGTAGCAGTAGCACGCGCCATCATCACTGAACCTGAAATTCTTCTTGCGGACGAACCAACAGGAGCCCTTGACTCCAAATCATCAGCAGCTCTTCTAGATGTTTTTGATGAAATCAATGAGCGCGGACAAACCATTCTTATGGTAACTCACTCAACGGCAGCAGCAAGTAGGGCCAAGCGCGTTCTCTTTATCAAGGACGGCATTCTTTACAATCAAATCTATCGTGGAGACAAGACAGAGCGTCAGATGTTCCAAGAAATCTCTGATACTTTGACTGTTATGGCAAGCGAGGTGAATTAG
- a CDS encoding TIGR03943 family putative permease subunit translates to MTRFFILLGYFALTLYLQLSGKLSHYINFHYSYLVYISMVLSLLLALVQFYIWVKKINSHSHLESRQARRISFFLLSLPLLIGAAFPTVSLDSRTVSAKGYHFPLAEGINTVIQASEGTSSQYLKPDTSTYFSKSAYEKEMRATADKYLTQPTIQVTDENYMEVMEVLYDYPQEFEGKKIEFTGFVYNDPSHEDSQFLFRFGIIHCIADSGVYGLLTKGNSRQYPDNTWITARGTLTLHYHKELKQKLPTLEVESFTKVDKPENPYVYRVF, encoded by the coding sequence ATGACCCGATTTTTCATTTTACTGGGTTATTTTGCCCTAACTCTGTATCTGCAGCTATCTGGCAAGCTCAGTCACTATATTAATTTCCACTATTCCTATCTAGTCTATATCTCTATGGTTCTTTCTCTTCTCTTGGCTCTGGTACAATTCTATATCTGGGTCAAGAAAATCAATTCTCACAGCCATTTGGAAAGTCGTCAAGCTAGACGAATCAGCTTCTTTTTACTGTCGCTACCTCTGTTGATTGGAGCTGCCTTTCCGACAGTAAGTCTGGACTCGAGAACCGTATCTGCCAAAGGATATCATTTCCCACTTGCTGAGGGAATCAACACAGTCATTCAGGCAAGCGAAGGCACATCCAGTCAATACCTCAAACCGGATACCAGTACCTATTTTTCCAAATCTGCTTATGAAAAGGAAATGAGGGCTACAGCTGACAAATACCTCACCCAGCCAACCATTCAAGTCACTGATGAAAACTATATGGAGGTCATGGAAGTTCTCTATGACTATCCTCAAGAGTTTGAAGGAAAGAAAATCGAGTTTACAGGCTTCGTCTATAACGATCCTAGCCATGAAGATAGCCAATTCCTCTTTCGCTTTGGGATCATCCACTGTATCGCCGATTCTGGTGTATATGGACTCTTGACCAAGGGAAACTCACGCCAGTATCCTGACAATACCTGGATCACAGCTAGAGGAACCCTGACTCTCCACTACCATAAAGAACTCAAACAAAAACTCCCAACACTAGAGGTTGAGAGTTTCACAAAAGTAGACAAACCAGAAAATCCTTATGTATATCGCGTGTTTTAA
- a CDS encoding PspC domain-containing protein, which yields MNTKFYKMRRNRMVSGVLAGLSDKWKLDVTLVRFLFAIFTVANFGIGVIIYIILASILPTKEEIEAEMYGTGPRKRKEAQAIEDNDGWFW from the coding sequence ATGAATACAAAATTTTATAAAATGAGACGAAATCGTATGGTGTCAGGAGTTTTAGCTGGTCTATCAGACAAGTGGAAACTTGATGTAACCCTAGTACGCTTTCTCTTCGCCATTTTTACTGTGGCAAATTTTGGAATCGGTGTGATTATTTACATCATCCTTGCCTCTATCTTGCCAACTAAGGAAGAAATCGAAGCCGAAATGTACGGAACAGGACCACGCAAGCGTAAAGAAGCCCAAGCCATTGAAGACAATGATGGCTGGTTTTGGTGA